A genome region from Setaria italica strain Yugu1 chromosome III, Setaria_italica_v2.0, whole genome shotgun sequence includes the following:
- the LOC101755641 gene encoding MAG2-interacting protein 2 isoform X2: protein MAAGAEDALYEIRRHASGSHVIPHEGYQGDATSSGSSDAGGGVLSYLSLQGVSKLRERWARYSALGRSSQRKRGDGVSLFVSMNAEYVSVTVGNRITILRKRDGYASPCGVYTNNDRITFFTNGAWLEAQGIFGVVDDLSTLYLIKENGELLARRTCDQLKLSSSIIDLVVQDGSSLLRPGFYIFTSDCMVHRFDYTQEPEASLCQVPISTKDVVSARTIQLPRSLSCIDYDQRHSLFVLVADSNASFNSNSYSGTYFLYLLHVDGNLELSLSFKSVQLEGVFSPLKDQKTFVSSPKIRISPDGKHIATLDLTGSVNLFALDGDKHTFSLHTLGSGRCLIDVKDISWWTDNVLMLVRADGSISMYGITESEVVSKDDPVLSTPLLEKAKATEGHAFILQSSRYERNTSANKRMDSDLEPNLPSGSREHQQTEMDKMFWSLISFSKVTVTEMYSVMIRENRFKEALDFASRYNLDKDEVLKARWLHCDGDTSEIDSYLAKIKDQVFVLSECVNKVGPTEAALRALLSFGLRITDHYKFSRLDNSSEGSTWDSRIIRLRLLRHRDMLETFLGINMGRYSAEEYSKFRSMALVETATALAESGKIGALNLIFKRHPYTISSDILRVLSAIPETVAVQTYSQLLPGKSPPSVVILRDGDWVECEQMVSYISNCPTQSDKIGEIKTEILVKQSTGFSWPSVAELCEWYKNRARDIDCLSGQLENCLAMIELACQKGIAELQPFFDDIKCLYQVVYSNELNEFIMNLVTWEDLPDYEKFKIILKGVKEDTVVQRLEENAIPFMKKRFHLISSSNERKQEESYLVRWLKEVAAENELSICLAVVENGCGELPIYGLFKDLAEMIETSVHCIYMCSATNLWNTMSSILSKLLHKTKREKSLLASEEECNLKDAKQALGSSVVSYDEMQCVCADILSALGNGPEDFYHYDSASYKLNNVKYLDILEKRLKVAEGHVEVGRLFAYYQVPKPTHFFLSAHLDKKNVKQLIRLLLSKFGRRQPVRSDNEWANMWRDLKLFQEKAFPFLDSEYMLAEFIRGLLKAGKFSLARNYLGGTSAVSLSTEKAENLVIQAAREYFFSASTLSGNEIWKARECLNLLPNSKNVQAETDIIDALTVRLPYLGVTILPVQFRQIKDPMEIIRMVITSQTGAYLHFEEIIDVAKLLGLRSEEEVAAVEEAIAREAVVNGDLQLAFDICLNLTKKSHGAVWDLCAAIARGPPLDNLDTGTREKLLGFSLSHCDEESVGELLNAWKELDVHGKFEKLMITTGTNPPNFLIGGSSITPLPVQSVQDILDLRDDRGHNRHKDHVEIVKEMLSKVCLDLSNGDAHTWESMLVDNRKFLSFAVLELPWLLKLSNEEMWDGENQTSRTDHTTRKYRFSTKVEATISIIYWLAVNGLAPNDNLIMILAKSIMEPPVDEEFDVLGCSVLLNLMDPFNGVKIIEEELKRRECYQEISSMMSIGMLYSSLNNSKKECSTPEQRRNLLLHKFHEKFTSADTDDLDQIDMANTTFWREWKSKLEEEKQLADQARMLRQILPDIDTSRFLSGDVNYIKRVIFSFVDSVKLEKKHILKEAVKIAETYGLQRTEVLLRFLACSLLSEYWDNNHILNEISDFREDIVRSAKGVIDMIYSDVYPEIDGYNKQRLSYIYGILSACHSYLKRTNEIELRYPEHVHTHKLEPFQYYKVLEEECKKVSFIDGLNYKNIAGLDNLNFEHFNEEVCKNIHASTVTALADMVQALVSMYVDVLAKGLVSRQGVYKHYVLGLLASLEGRSEAGSNCTDYEKLQAFLCEIELNYDSCREYIQALPATDISYIIGRYCTLCFPSNLARSHPQEPSWKKPLATLLTFWSKLVDDIPGESIDASSYEMTEYLNSNRLSLCMGAFRQLLIHDGITVHQGWGAISMYVKDCLKSGMMVETSRFCRAMILSGCSFESVVEVYYGGQGQLGGESADPSNSLDLLELYNAATEECLSDLIEGSCEYQILFHQLLSSLSRSTGKHAGILEMVRSGVWGKLIRFSEDMQLESQLRVYALQLMQCITGRNLKTLPNEIVSQVEPWESWYEHGTGAAIADESINSSSTITGTLVALRSTQMVAAFLPDANITPESLATLDSAVSCFLQLSEHASAANVAVLEAVLEEWEQLFSPKEEHVPPHESPKETSDWSDGWDDGWEALPEELESPKNKQESAPLSVHPLHSCWMEIIRKRVELGELHKVIELLDRASSKHSVFLEEEEACSLVELMSALDCFMALKIVLLLPYETLRLQCLQMVELKMREGTVSTSSNADDHELLALVLTSGTMQKIATEEAYSKFFSYLCHLVGHLARSFQTDLLMQWNDEATSKTNRSLLFGSVLFPYFISELVLKGQYLLAAFVISRWMHTHPSLGLMDIAETSVRRFLQGQVAQAEESRGGDASFTDDEVSVRLTISTLRSKFVSLLQAALSALPNQEL, encoded by the exons ATGGCAGCGGGGGCGGAAGACGCGCTGTACGAGATCCGCCGCCACGCGTCGGGATCCCACGTGATCCCTCAT GAAGGATACCAGGGCGACGCAACAAGTAGTGGTAGCTCAGATGCCGGAGGAGGGGTCCTCTCCTATCTCTCCTTGCAAG GTGTGAGCAAGCTTAGGGAGAGGTGGGCTAGGTACAGCGCGCTGGGGAGGAGTAGCCAGAGGAAGAGGGGGGATGGCGTGTCATTGTTCGTCTCGATGAATGCAGAATATGTGTCTGTAACTGTTGGGAATCGCATCACCATCTTGAGGAAACGTGATGGCTATGCATCACCTTGTGGTGTTTACACAA ATAATGACAGAATAACATTTTTCACTAATGGGGCTTGGCTGGAGGCTCAAGGCATTTTTGGTGTGGTGGATGACCTAAGCACACTCTACTTGATCAAAGAAAATGGGGAGTTATTAGCAAGGAGGACATGCGATCAGTTGAAGCTATCTTCTTCCATTATTGATCTGGTTGTGCAGGATGGTTCAAGCTTGCTTAG GCCGGGCTTCTACATTTTTACAAGTGACTGCATGGTTCATAGATTTGATTACACTCAAGAACCTGAGGCCAGTTTGTGTCAAGTACCTATATCAACTAAAGATGTGGTGTCAGCTAGGACTATACAGTTACCTCGGAGTTTATCGTGCATTGATTACGATCAGCGTCACTCACTATTTGTCCTAGTTGCGGATTCCAATGCTTCATTTAACTCCAATAGTTATTCTG GAACCTATTTTCTGTACCTATTACACGTCGATGGAAATTTGGAACTTAGTCTTTCATTTAAAAGCGTGCAGTTGGAAGGAGTGTTTTCTCCTCTGAAGGATCAAAAAACCTTTGTTTCATCCCCAAAAATCAGGATCTCACCTGACGGCAAGCATATTGCTACATTGGATTTGACTGGCTCTGTAAACCTCTTTGCACTTGATGGTGACAAACACACTTTTTCGCTTCATACTCTTGGAAGTGGTAGATGCCTAATTGATGTTAAGGACATCAGTTGGTGGACAGATAATGTTCTCATGTTGGTAAGAGCGGATGGTAGTATTAGCATGTACGGCATCACTGAAAGCGAGGTTGTTTCCAAAGATGACCCAGTTTTATCCACACCACTATTGGAGAAGGCAAAGGCTACTGAAGGACATGCTTTTATTCTGCAATCTAGCAGATATGAAAGAAATACTTCAGCTAACAAGCGGATGGACAGTGATTTGGAACCTAACCTACCTAGTGGTTCTAGGGAGCATCAACAAACGGAGATGGATAAAATGTTTTGGAGTCTGATATCATTCTCCAAAGTTACAGTAACAGAAATGTACTCTGTTATGATAAGAGAGAATCGATTCAAGGAGGCCTTAGATTTTGCTTCCAGATATAATCTAGATAAGGATGAAGTTCTTAAAGCACGCTGGTTGCACTGTGATGGTGATACTAGTGAGATAGACTCGTACTTAGCAAAAATTAAAGACCAAGTATTTGTATTATCAGAATGTGTAAATAAAGTTGGGCCTACAGAAGCAGCTTTAAGGGCTCTACTTTCTTTTGGACTTCGCATAACTGACCATTACAAATTTTCTCGGTTGGATAACAGCAGCGAGGGCTCAACATGGGACAGTCGAATCATTAGGCTTCGTTTATTGCGGCACAGAGACATGTTAGAGACATTCTTGGGAATTAATATGGGAAG GTACTCAGCAGAAGAATATAGCAAATTCCGTTCGATGGCACTGGTGGAAACTGCCACAGCTTTAGCTGAAAGTGGCAAAATTGGGGCTTTAAATCTTATCTTCAAACGTCATCCGTACACTATCTCTTCAGACATTTTACGTGTTTTGTCTGCTATCCCAGAAACTGTTGCTGTTCAGACTTATAGTCAGTTGCTACCAGGGAAATCCCCTCCTAGTGTTGTCATATTAAGAGATGGTGATTGGGTTGAATGTGAACAGATGGTTTCGTATATAAGCAATTGTCCTACCCAGTCAGACAAGATTGGAGAGATCAAAACGGAAATACTTGTAAAACAATCAACAGGCTTTTCATGGCCTTCTGTTGCTGAACTTTGTGAGTGGTACAAGAACAGAGCAAGGGACATTGACTGCTTGAGTGGACAGCTGGAAAATTGTCTGGCCATGATAGAGCTTGCATGTCAAAAGGGCATTGCAGAGTTGCAGCCATTCTTTGATGACATTAAATGCCTCTACCAAGTTGTATATTCTAATGAGTTGAATGAGTTTATAATGAATCTTGTGACATGGGAAGATCTGCCTGATTATGAGAAGTTCAAAATCATCCTCAAAGGAGTCAAAGAAGATACAGTTGTTCAACGGCTAGAAGAAAATGCAATCCCTTTTATGAAGAAGAGATTTCACCTGATCTCCTCAAGTAATGAACGCAAACAAGAAGAATCCTACCTGGTTAGATGGCTGAAAGAGGTAGCTGCTGAAAATGAGCTTTCCATTTGCTTAGCCGTCGTTGAAAATGGTTGTGGGGAGTTACCAATATATGGGCTCTTCAAGGATCTTGCTGAAATGATAGAAACATCTGTTCACTGCATTTATATGTGCAGTGCAACTAACCTGTGGAATACCATGTCATCGATATTATCAAAGTTACTCCATAAAACAAAACGAGAGAAATCTTTATTGGCTAGTGAAGAAGAATGCAATCTGAAAGATGCTAAGCAAGCTCTTGGTTCTTCTGTGGTTTCTTATGATGAGATGCAATGTGTGTGTGCTGATATCTTATCTGCTCTGGGCAATGGCCCAGAAGATTTTTATCACTATGATTCGGCATCTTACAAACTTAATAATGTCAAATATCTTGATATATTGGAGAAGAGGCTAAAAGTTGCTGAAGGCCATGTAGAAGTAGGACGGCTCTTTGCTTATTATCAG GTCCCAAAACCAACACATTTCTTCCTTAGTGCTCACTTAGATAAGAAGAATGTAAAGCAACTTATACGGCTGCTTCTATCCAAATTTGGCAGACGTCAACCTGTTCGATCAGACAATGAGTGGGCTAACATGTGGCGTGATTTGAAACTCTTCCAAGAAAAGGCATTTCCTTTTCTTGATTCAGAATATATGCTGGCAGAATTTATCAGAGGGCTTTTGAAAGCTGGCAAATTTTCACTAGCCAGGAATTATCTTGGAGGAACAAGTGCAGTTTCTTTGTCCACAGAGAAGGCTGAAAATCTTGTGATACAAGCTGCAAGGGAGTATTTCTTCTCAGCTTCAACTTTGTCTGGGAATGAA ATTTGGAAGGCCAGGGAATGCCTGAATCTGTTACCTAATAGCAAAAATGTTCAAGCAGAAACTGATATAATTGATGCTCTTACTGTTAGACTTCCTTATCTAGGAGTGACCATCCTTCCTGTTCAGTTCAGGCAGATAAAGGACCCTATGGAGATCATTCGCATGGTTATTACGAGTCAAACAGGGGCATATCTTCACTTTGAAGAGATTATTGATGTTGCTAAACTTCTGGGGTTAAGAAGTGAAGAGGAAGTAGCTGCTGTGGAGGAGGCTATTGCCAGAGAAGCTGTTGTTAATGGTGATCTTCAACTAGCCTTTGATATCTGTCTAAATTTAACAAAAAAGAGTCATGGTGCAGTGTGGGATTTATGTGCTGCAATTGCTAGAGGACCTCCACTTGACAATTTGGATACTGGTACCCGTGAAAAGCTATTGGGCTTCTCTCTCAGCCATTGTGACGAAGAATCTGTTGGGGAATTATTGAATGCTTGGAAGGAGCTTGATGTTCATGGTAAATTTGAGAAATTAATGATTACAACAGGAACAAATCCTCCCAATTTCTTGATTGGTGGGTCTTCAATCACACCACTTCCTGTGCAAAGTGTGCAAGACATACTTGATCTGAGAGATGACCGTGGCCATAATAGACACAAAGATCATGTGGAAATTGTTAAAGAAATGCTGTCAAAAGTTTGCTTGGACTTGTCAAATGGAGATGCACATACTTGGGAGTCTATGCTGGTAGACAATCGGAAATTCTTATCCTTTGCAGTCCTGGAGTTACCATGGCTTTTGAAATTGTCCAATGAGGAAATGTGGGATGGTGAAAATCAGACTTCAAGGACAGATCATACCACTAGGAAATATCGGTTTTCAACAAAAGtagaagcaacaattagcatcaTATATTGGTTAGCTGTAAATGGGTTGGCTCCCAATGATAATCTAATTATGATTCTTGCAAAGTCTATAATGGAGCCTCCTGTTGATGAAGAGTTCGATGTACTTGGCTGCTCAGTTCTCCTGAATCTCATGGACCCTTTCAATGGAGTGAAAATAATAGAGGAAGAGCTAAAAAGACGAGAATGTTATCAAGAAATCAGCAGCATGATGAGTATAGGGATGTTATATAGTTCCCTCAATAATTCTAAGAAAGAGTGTTCCACTCCTGAGCAGAGGAGAAATCTGTTGCTTCACAAATTTCATGAGAAGTTCACCTCAGCAGATACAG ATGATTTAGACCAGATTGATATGGCAAATACAACCTTCTGGAGAGAATGGAAATCAAAGTTAGAGGAGGAGAAACAACTGGCTGATCAAGCGCGAATGCTCAGACAAATATTACCTGATATAGACACATCTCGATTCTTGTCTGGTGATGTTAATTATATCAAAAGAGTAATTTTCTCCTTTGTTGACTCTGTAAAGCTGGAGAAAAAACACATACTGAAGGAAGCAGTAAAGATAGCTGAGACGTATGGCTTGCAACGAACGGAG GTGCTTTTACGATTTCTCGCCTGCAGTCTTCTCTCTGAATATTGGGATAACAATCATATTTTGAACGAAATTTCTGATTTCCGGGAGGACATTGTCAGATCAGCTAAGGGTGTGATTGATATGATATATTCAGATGTCTATCCGGAGATCGATGGGTATAATAAGCAACGCCTCTCTTACATTTATGGCATTCTTTCAGCATGCCACTCATATCTGAAGAGGACCAATGAGATAGAATTGAGATATCCAGAGCATGTGCATACGCATAAGCTCGAACCATTTCAGTATTATAAGGTCCTTGAGGAAGAGTGCAAGAAAGTCTCTTTCATTGATGGCTTGAACTATAAAAACATTGCTGGATTGGATAATCTGAACTTTGAGCATTTCAATGAAGAAGTATGCAAGAATATCCATGCCTCTACTGTCACTGCTCTAGCCGATATGGTACAAGCTCTTGTGAGTATGTATGTTGATGTTCTGGCCAAGGGACTCGTATCACGACAAGGTGTTTACAAACACTATGTTCTTGGCTTGCTGGCATCATTAGAAGGCCGCAGTGAAGCAGGATCGAACTGCACAGATTATGAAAAGTTGCAAGCTTTCCTATGTGAAATTGAGTTGAACTATGATAGTTGCAGGGAGTACATCCAAGCTCTTCCAGCCACAGATATTTCATATATTATTGGAAGGTACTGCACCCTGTGTTTTCCATCTAACTTAGCACGAAGCCATCCACAGGAACCTTCGTGGAAGAAACCCCTTGCTACGCTGCTAACATTTTGGTCTAAACTTGTTGATGACATACCGGGGGAGTCAATTGATGCTTCCTCATATGAAATGACAGAATACTTAAATTCAAATAGGTTATCTTTGTGCATGGGGGCTTTCAGGCAGCTCTTGATACATGATGGGATAACAGTGCACCAAGGTTGGGGTGCCATCTCCATGTATGTAAAAGATTGCCTTAAAAGTGGAATGATGGTGGAAACCTCGCGTTTTTGTCGAGCTATGATTCTATCAGGCTGTAGCTTTGAATCTGTAGTTGAAGTATACTATGGAGGACAGGGACAATTGGGGGGTGAGAGTGCAGATCCAAGCAATTCTTTGGATCTATTAGAACTTTATAATGCTGCTACAGAAGAGTGTTTGTCAGATTTGATTGAGGGCTCTTGTGAATATCAAATATTGTTTCATCAGTTACTGTCATCTTTGAGCCGGTCAACGGGGAAACATGCTGGCATTCTAGAAATGGTCCGGTCGGGTGTTTGGGGGAAGTTAATCCGCTTTTCTGAAGATATGCAGCTGGAGAGCCAATTGCGAGTCTATGCGCTACAGCTGATGCAATGTATCACAGGAAGAAACCTTAAAACTCTTCCAAATGAGATAGTTTCCCAGGTTGAGCCGTGGGAGTCATGGTATGAGCATGGAACAGGCGCTGCCATAGCTGATGAGAGTATCAACTCCTCTAGCACCATCACTGGGACTCTTGTGGCACTTAGATCTACTCAGATGGTCGCTGCTTTTCTTCCTGATGCTAATATCACTCCAGAAAGCCTAGCAACTCTTGACTCTGCAGTATCTTGTTTCTTACAATTGTCAGAACATGCTTCTGCTGCAAACGTTGCAGTTTTGGAAGCAGTTTTAGAAGAGTGGGAGCAATTGTTCTCCCCCAAAGAAGAGCATGTTCCGCCTCATGAATCACCAAAAGAAACAAGTGACTGGAGTGATGGATGGGATGATGGATGGGAGGCCCTACCAGAAGAGTTGGAGAGTCCAAAGAACAAACAAGAGAGTGCACCGTTATCTGTCCATCCCCTCCACAGTTGTTGGATGGAGATTATAAGAAAACGTGTTGAGCTTGGTGAGCTGCACAAGGTCATTGAACTTCTGGACCGAGCATCTTCGAAGCATAGCGTGTTcctagaggaagaagaagcttgTAGCTTGGTTGAACTTATGTCTGCTCTGGACTGCTTCATGGCTCTCAAAATTGTCCTATTACTCCCATATGAAACTCTAAGACTGCAGTGCCTGCAGATGGTTGAGTTGAAAATGAGGGAAGGAACCGTGTCCACCTCATCAAATGCTGATGATCATGAGCTCCTTGCCTTGGTTCTGACATCTGGAACTATGCAGAAGATCGCAACGGAAGAAGCATACTCTAAATTTTTCTCTTACTTATGCCATCTTGTTGGGCATCTTGCAAGGTCATTCCAGACTGATCTCCTTATGCAATGGAACGATGAAGCCACGTCAAAGACCAACAGATCTTTGCTCTTCGGTAGTGTTTTGTTTCCGTATTTCATATCTGAATTGGTCCTCAAAGGCCAGTACCTGTTGGCTGCGTTTGTCATCTCCAGATGGATGCACACTCATCCGTCCCTGGGCCTAATGGATATTGCCGAGACCAGCGTGCGACGATTCCTGCAAGGTCAGGTAGCCCAAGCTGAGGAATCGAGAGGGGGTGATGCTTCTTTCACTGACGATGAAGTGTCTGTGAGACTCACAATCTCCACTCTGCGGTCGAAATTTGTTTCTCTTCTGCAAGCTGCATTGTCGGCGCTTCCAAATCAAGAGTTGTAG